A window from Hoeflea sp. IMCC20628 encodes these proteins:
- a CDS encoding DUF1499 domain-containing protein — protein sequence MLKTILLGVVALIGVALLAFVLIGRERSWEMIAGPADGGQHDFTDGKRSPTANDALACSPGLCTEPDFTIAPVNEAPADVIEQLSQRLAATDPRSRRVDDGTNPAKARFVTYSALMRFPDVIHLEAVTMADGRTGVMAYSRAQLGKSDFGKNRARLEALFAQP from the coding sequence ATGTTGAAGACAATCTTACTGGGCGTCGTCGCGCTCATCGGCGTTGCATTGCTCGCGTTCGTGCTGATCGGGCGGGAGCGCAGCTGGGAAATGATCGCCGGACCTGCCGACGGTGGCCAGCACGATTTCACCGATGGCAAACGCAGTCCGACCGCCAATGACGCACTCGCCTGCTCTCCCGGCCTCTGCACTGAACCGGATTTTACTATTGCCCCGGTCAATGAAGCCCCGGCAGACGTTATTGAGCAGTTATCGCAGAGGCTTGCCGCCACCGACCCGCGATCCAGAAGGGTTGATGACGGCACCAACCCGGCCAAGGCACGGTTTGTCACCTACTCCGCGCTGATGCGGTTTCCCGATGTGATCCACCTCGAGGCCGTGACCATGGCGGACGGCCGTACCGGGGTGATGGCCTATTCACGCGCACAACTGGGCAAAAGTGATTTCGGCAAGAACCGCGCCCGGCTCGAGGCATTGTTCGCACAACCCTGA
- a CDS encoding PQQ-dependent sugar dehydrogenase → MPDQIAQTRRRRIPAVIALLTILSSAVAFPVTARETIPTHEVSVDVEVLASGLDHPWGVEPLPDGTILVSERSGTLRMLRDGKVSAPISGLPEVAAHGQGGLLDIALAADFATSRLIFLSYSASGDGGYGTAIARARLTQDGTALTDVTEIFRMNRFSDVGRHFGSRIAVATDGTLFFTIGDRGESERAQDPDDHAGAVLHLNADGTIPADNPHAGGGAAELWSKGHRNAQGLDIDPTTGVLYSVEHGARGGDEVNRPQAGRNYGWPVISYGRHYSGAEIGIGSAAEGFEQPVHYWDPSIAPGGMAVYRGEMFPEWDGDLLVGALKFQMLVRLDLDDESGEVLSEERLFKGNYGRIRDVRVAPDGAVLMVTDEDDGAVLRISRTPDPIE, encoded by the coding sequence ATGCCAGACCAGATCGCTCAGACACGACGCAGGCGCATCCCCGCCGTCATCGCCCTCCTGACGATCCTTTCGTCGGCTGTCGCATTCCCTGTCACGGCGCGCGAAACCATTCCCACCCATGAGGTAAGCGTCGATGTCGAAGTGCTCGCCTCCGGCCTCGACCACCCCTGGGGCGTCGAGCCATTGCCAGACGGCACAATTCTCGTCAGCGAGCGAAGCGGCACATTGCGAATGCTGCGAGACGGCAAGGTATCGGCGCCGATTTCCGGTTTGCCCGAAGTCGCTGCGCATGGCCAGGGCGGCTTGCTCGACATCGCGCTGGCTGCTGACTTCGCCACCAGCCGCTTGATTTTCCTGAGCTACAGCGCCAGCGGCGACGGTGGCTATGGCACGGCAATCGCCCGTGCCCGCCTGACGCAAGACGGGACGGCGCTCACCGATGTGACAGAAATTTTCCGGATGAACCGGTTCTCCGATGTCGGCCGGCACTTTGGCTCGCGCATAGCGGTGGCCACGGACGGCACCCTGTTTTTTACCATCGGCGATCGCGGCGAAAGCGAACGGGCGCAGGATCCGGACGATCACGCCGGCGCAGTGCTGCACCTAAACGCCGATGGTACCATCCCGGCGGACAATCCCCATGCGGGCGGCGGCGCGGCTGAACTCTGGTCCAAGGGCCATCGTAACGCGCAGGGTCTCGACATTGATCCAACGACCGGCGTTCTTTACTCGGTTGAACACGGCGCCCGTGGCGGAGACGAAGTCAATCGTCCTCAAGCGGGCCGCAATTACGGCTGGCCGGTGATTTCCTATGGGCGCCACTACAGCGGCGCGGAAATCGGCATCGGCAGCGCCGCCGAAGGGTTTGAACAACCGGTTCATTATTGGGATCCCTCGATTGCGCCGGGCGGCATGGCCGTCTACCGCGGCGAGATGTTTCCCGAATGGGATGGCGACCTTCTGGTGGGCGCTCTCAAATTCCAGATGCTGGTGCGGCTTGACCTCGACGACGAATCCGGAGAAGTGCTGTCGGAGGAACGGCTGTTCAAGGGAAATTACGGTCGCATTCGTGATGTCCGCGTCGCCCCTGACGGTGCGGTGCTCATGGTGACCGACGAGGATGACGGTGCAGTGTTGCGGATATCGCGGACACCTGACCCCATCGAATGA
- a CDS encoding PH domain-containing protein yields the protein MEPVDSQFEPKNMDAGQIQQHRVAWRANAIALFLPGLAVAAGYGGLWLVLYLDGRGAGALARVSLMVLVIGVPLLLAHAGLRLSTTRLTLRGTHLEAHPGFPSRDPVIVAYPAVTRLSLRRGLSGWITGAGSLVIERENGAPVIIPGLSHPDAALAELSAHRASFSKPG from the coding sequence ATGGAACCCGTCGATTCGCAATTTGAACCGAAAAACATGGATGCCGGGCAGATTCAGCAGCATCGGGTCGCCTGGCGCGCCAACGCAATCGCCCTGTTTCTGCCAGGGTTGGCGGTGGCTGCAGGCTATGGCGGCCTATGGCTGGTACTGTATCTGGATGGCCGGGGTGCCGGGGCTCTGGCGCGTGTCAGCCTGATGGTCCTGGTAATTGGTGTGCCGCTTCTGCTTGCCCATGCGGGGCTGCGGTTATCGACCACGCGGTTGACGCTGCGCGGCACCCATCTGGAAGCTCATCCGGGGTTTCCGTCGCGTGATCCGGTGATCGTTGCTTATCCGGCGGTGACCAGGCTTTCGCTGCGCCGCGGACTGTCGGGCTGGATCACCGGCGCCGGATCTCTGGTGATCGAGCGCGAGAATGGCGCGCCGGTGATCATCCCGGGGCTGTCACATCCCGACGCCGCGCTGGCGGAACTGTCCGCCCACCGGGCCTCATTCAGCAAGCCGGGTTGA
- a CDS encoding EAL domain-containing protein, which produces MPGRREPHFLQDDRGFYATSYGPFVLRSAFQPIFSQNEEGHLTIEAFEALIRAQRDGKPVSPGHFFSLVEKSDAVAVDTLCRELHILNMGKLNRKKARLFINFNPGLFDAVADIDAEVDRMVDITVRAGLRPGRIVCEITEQGSGDEDVLNRLVEGLRSRLFRIAVDDFGADDSDSKRVDDLNPDVLKFDAAWVRRFTETSAGMGLLKLMVEQFLARGITVLFEGLEEDHQVEFCQQIGVPLMQGYALARPEIVPRTFDDRFPEPETSQMGDVTHRQASLTTQGAKPPVYAEAVSQRPYLPPRTATFGKRSR; this is translated from the coding sequence ATGCCAGGGCGTCGCGAACCGCACTTTCTGCAAGACGACCGGGGTTTTTATGCCACCTCTTACGGTCCCTTTGTGCTGCGCTCCGCGTTTCAGCCGATCTTCAGCCAGAATGAAGAAGGCCACCTGACAATCGAGGCTTTTGAGGCACTCATCCGCGCGCAACGCGACGGCAAACCAGTATCGCCGGGGCATTTCTTCTCACTGGTCGAAAAATCCGACGCGGTCGCTGTCGACACGCTGTGCCGGGAATTGCACATCCTCAACATGGGCAAACTCAACCGCAAGAAGGCCCGGCTTTTCATCAACTTCAATCCGGGCCTGTTCGACGCCGTTGCCGACATCGATGCAGAAGTCGACCGGATGGTCGACATCACCGTACGGGCGGGATTGAGACCCGGACGCATTGTCTGTGAAATCACCGAACAGGGCAGTGGCGACGAGGACGTGCTCAACCGGTTGGTCGAGGGGTTGCGTTCGCGGCTGTTCAGGATTGCGGTGGATGATTTCGGCGCCGACGATTCCGATTCCAAACGGGTGGATGATCTCAATCCTGACGTCCTCAAATTCGACGCAGCATGGGTGCGCCGCTTCACCGAAACATCCGCGGGCATGGGATTGCTCAAGCTGATGGTGGAACAGTTCCTGGCGCGTGGCATCACGGTGCTGTTCGAAGGGCTTGAGGAAGACCATCAGGTCGAATTCTGCCAGCAGATCGGCGTTCCGTTGATGCAGGGATATGCCCTGGCGCGGCCTGAAATCGTCCCGCGGACGTTTGATGACAGGTTTCCGGAACCCGAGACGTCCCAAATGGGCGATGTGACACACCGGCAGGCAAGTCTGACGACGCAGGGAGCCAAGCCGCCGGTTTACGCCGAGGCAGTCTCTCAGCGGCCCTACCTCCCGCCTCGCACCGCGACCTTCGGCAAGCGCAGTCGTTAA
- a CDS encoding pyridoxal phosphate-dependent aminotransferase → MAFLADALSRVKPSATIAVSQKARELKAKGRDVIGLGAGEPDFDTPDNIKAAAIDAINRGETKYTPISGIPELRKAIAAKFKRENNLDYDWQQTIVGTGGKQILFNAFMATLNPGDEVIIPAPYWVSYPEMVAICGGTSVPVPTTIENGFKLAAADLEAAITPKTKWLMFNSPSNPSGAAYSEAELKALTEVLMRHPHVWILSDDMYEHLTYGDFVFTTPAQIEPALKDRTLTMNGVSKAYAMTGWRIGYAAGPIELIKAMDMIQGQQTSGACSIAQWAALEALTGTQDFIPKNQEIFRGRRDLVVSMLNQAKGIQCPTPEGAFYVYPSCADLIGKTAPSGKVIETDEDFVTELLETEGVAVVHGSAFGQGPNFRISYATSEELLEEACTRIQRFCAALR, encoded by the coding sequence ATGGCCTTTCTCGCCGACGCCCTTTCCCGGGTCAAACCATCCGCCACCATCGCCGTCAGCCAGAAGGCAAGGGAACTCAAGGCCAAGGGCCGCGATGTTATCGGACTTGGCGCCGGTGAACCTGACTTTGACACGCCTGACAATATCAAGGCGGCGGCGATTGACGCGATCAATCGCGGTGAAACCAAGTACACCCCGATTTCCGGGATTCCGGAACTGCGCAAGGCGATTGCCGCCAAGTTCAAGCGCGAGAACAATCTCGATTACGACTGGCAGCAGACCATTGTCGGCACCGGCGGCAAGCAGATCCTGTTCAACGCTTTCATGGCGACACTGAACCCCGGCGATGAAGTCATCATCCCGGCACCTTATTGGGTCAGCTATCCGGAAATGGTGGCGATCTGCGGCGGCACTTCGGTGCCGGTGCCAACCACGATCGAGAACGGGTTCAAACTCGCTGCTGCCGATCTGGAAGCCGCGATTACGCCGAAGACCAAGTGGCTGATGTTCAACTCGCCGTCCAATCCCTCGGGCGCGGCCTATTCCGAGGCCGAACTGAAGGCGCTGACGGAGGTGCTGATGCGTCATCCGCATGTCTGGATTCTTTCGGACGACATGTACGAACATCTGACCTATGGCGATTTCGTCTTCACCACGCCTGCCCAGATCGAGCCGGCGCTGAAAGACCGGACGCTGACCATGAACGGCGTGTCAAAAGCCTATGCGATGACCGGTTGGCGTATCGGCTATGCAGCCGGCCCGATCGAGCTGATCAAGGCGATGGATATGATCCAGGGCCAGCAGACGTCCGGTGCCTGTTCCATTGCGCAGTGGGCAGCGCTTGAAGCGCTTACCGGCACGCAGGACTTCATTCCGAAAAACCAGGAAATCTTCCGTGGTCGCCGTGATCTCGTGGTGTCGATGCTCAACCAGGCCAAGGGCATCCAGTGCCCGACGCCAGAGGGCGCGTTCTACGTCTATCCATCCTGCGCAGACCTGATCGGCAAGACTGCGCCATCGGGCAAGGTGATCGAGACTGATGAGGATTTCGTCACCGAACTGCTTGAAACCGAAGGTGTGGCCGTGGTGCACGGCTCGGCCTTCGGCCAGGGGCCCAACTTCCGCATTTCCTACGCCACCTCGGAAGAACTGCTCGAAGAAGCCTGCACCAGGATCCAGCGCTTCTGCGCAGCCTTGCGCTGA
- a CDS encoding DUF2177 family protein, producing MIPAGFLTAWAGTAAFILAIDAIWLGLVAKGFYSRQLGDLMLDQPRLAIAALFYVMYSGAVVILASSAAARSGSLTDALMLGAILGFAAYGTYDITNLATLKNWPLTMSLVDMAWGTLLTTAASAVGYWLLRWT from the coding sequence ATGATCCCGGCCGGTTTTCTCACGGCATGGGCAGGGACCGCAGCCTTCATCCTCGCCATAGACGCCATCTGGCTCGGCCTTGTCGCCAAGGGGTTTTACAGCCGCCAGCTCGGCGATCTCATGCTTGACCAGCCGCGCCTGGCGATCGCCGCCCTGTTTTATGTGATGTATTCCGGCGCAGTGGTCATCCTTGCCTCGTCCGCAGCAGCCCGCTCCGGTTCGCTCACCGACGCGCTGATGCTCGGCGCCATCCTCGGCTTCGCCGCCTACGGAACCTACGACATCACCAATCTGGCGACGCTGAAGAACTGGCCGCTGACGATGAGTCTGGTCGACATGGCCTGGGGCACACTGCTCACGACAGCCGCTTCGGCAGTCGGCTACTGGCTGCTGCGCTGGACTTGA